DNA from Ruminococcaceae bacterium KH2T8:
ATCGCCTCGTAGCTATCGATCACAGAGTAGTCGATCTCAGTAGTATCGATCCCCATCATAGCAAGAGAAGCTTCTGACATGAATCTTGCCTGCAGACGAATCATATCGTTATAGCAGTCAACAGTGTTATGTGCAGACGTCTCGAATGCCGCTTTACTTATAGGACATACATCGCCGTTTATTCCGTAGTACTCCTGAATCTGTGAAGACAACAAAGTCTCAATGAAGCTCCGGCAGGCATCCGCTTCGGCGCTCTGCGAAGAGATAGCGACAGAATTACTTACTGAGAGCATAGGACCTCTTCCGTCAACGGAAGGAAGACCTACTATAGTTGATTCATTTGCATATTTTCCGAGGAGCTGGACAAATGCATCAAAGTAGCTGAGTTCAAATCGCGTTGCTCCTACTTCGGCCATCTCACTGCTCGTATCGGAAAATCCGTAATAGTCTTCAACACCGGTATCGACCGGAGGTATTACGTTTTCACTTGTATATTCAGCCAAGGACCTGAATGCCTCGTTGTCGTAGCTTACCTTGCCGTCTTCGGTAAAGAACTGTTCGCTCATAGCCTCCATACATAAGATGAAGAACTCAGTCTTATCCATAGCAAGAGGATCTCGACCGTTACACGGGCCGCTGACAAAATCGCCATACTGATCGAACGTAAATCCCGTCTGACCGGCTTCGAGGTTATCGTTAAGGACAGCAAGTCCCGTTACACCGAACGTAAGAGGAAGCTGATAGAGCTTATCCCCCGTCTTTGCGGATTCGATAACATTAGTAAAGAGTCCGTCCGTATTTGTCATGTCCGAAAGATCCAGAAGGTAATTCTCATTATTGAGCTGCGACAAAGATGACGCGCCGAAGATAATATCGGGACCATCCCCCGCCATGAGATCTATGGTCAACTGATCACTGAGCTCTGCTGCGGCTTCATCATAAGCCGTCTGTGATGCTTCGGGGTCATTAAAATCAACAGCTTTTACAAACTTATCTGTCTTATACTCATCTACAAATCTGATGAAATAATCCGTACTGTTCTCATTAAAGATACATACGGCTTCACTCGTAGCATAATCAATTTCCGAAAGCGATGCGGCGGCAAGTACCGTCTTCCCCGCATTGGGATTGGAATCAGCCTTGGTAAGGACAATGAGCTGAGGGACACTAAGCTCGGTCAGCGAGAGATTCGCACCTCTGTACAACGTACCGATAAATGTTATCTTGTCCTCCGTGTAATCTACGAGCTGCATGTTTGAGATATCATATCTGTTCACATTACAGTAATCAAAGCTGAATACTTCGGAAAGAGTCTTATTATCGAAGTCAAGGATCTGAATTCCTTCATCGTTAAGGATCACGTTACCGATACCGTCAAAGTATTCGCAATTATACGGGTGGCAGTTATTGATCCAAGTGTATTCCCCTGCTTCATCCAACGTGACTTCACCTGTATTGACATTGACCGTAAGATATTTGTCATGACCTAAGGTCCCGAAACTGTTATACATTACAAGGATCGTATCCTCATCGAGGCTGAAGATATTATCGATATAATTGATCGCTTCATAAGGGATCTTTTCGGAAAGATTTATGGAATTAACAAGACCGTTGTCATCACTCACTTTAATAAGATAGTAGCTGCTCATCGCATCGGAGATCCATATCGGTTCCACCTGATAACCTCCGACATTATACGTACCTTCGCTATACCCGTCGTCATAATCGTTTTCTACCATCTCAAAAGAAGATGCTCCGGTAATAGGATCTACGGTAACCGTATAGTTGACCGTTCTGTATCCGGAAATATCAAAGAAAGATACATCAACTGCGATATTATCACCTGCGATCTTTGCCATTCCGAAAGTGAAATCAGGATCCTCATCGGTCGTATCCGTCTCAGATGAAGTTTCGACATCTTCATCCGAAGACTCCTCACCGGCTTCTTCCTGATCCTCAGGCTCCTGTTCGTCCTCATCATCTTCTTGCCGGTATGCTTTAAAGTCTTCGATCACACCTGAATCCCTGACGGCATCTACAAGATCGATAGAATTAACAAGGTTCCCCTGCTCGTCAAAGATATCGATGAAATTAACATAATAGTCGCTGTAGTTCAGATTGTCCCAGTCGGCATCATCGGGATAGATCAAGTCACCGGAAGTCTCAATAGCGTAATTATCGCCTACCTTTCCGAGTGCGGAATCAGAGATGTATTGATATTCAGTCACGTCATAATCAAGCGCGAACTCATGCTTTTCCATGTTATACCAAATGGAATCAGCGGATATCACTTCGTTAGTTCCTTTAGGCTTCTTCCCGCATCCTGAGACCGCGATCGAACTCGCAGTCACGGTAAAAGCTACAAAACAGGCGACCATCTTTTGTGAGTTTCTCATTTTCATACCCTCCATTTTGAGCACAGATTGAGTCTAAAACAGCTTTAACGGCTATTTTCCTTAATCCCTTACAAAAATGAATCAGTCTCCCTTAGGCAGGACGAACCGCTATGAGTTTCCGTCCCCTTTAGTTTTACCTTTTCCGCAATTGAATTTCAATCTTCTCTCAATTAATATCTAGTTATCCCTTTATATTCCTTGGAGGTTCAAGTATGGAAAAACTGTTTCAATTGAAGCAAAACGGAACCACTGTCCGGACCGAAGTCCTGGCCGGACTTACCACATTCATGACGATGGCATATATCATCGCATTGAATCCCAATCTTCTTACTAATTTCGGAGCTGAAGGACAGGACCTGTGGAACGGCGTATTCCTTGCAACATGTATCGCATCCGCGATCGGTTCATTGTGTATGGCTTTCCTCGCTAACAAGCCTTTCGTTATGGCTCCCGGTATGGGTCTTAACAGCTTCTTTGCACTCGTAACCGCAAACATCGCAATGATGACGGGAATGTCTTATCTTGATTCTTTCAGAAGCGCTCTCGTTATCATCTTTATCGAAGGTATCGTATTCATCCTTCTTTCTATCTTTAACGTCAGAGAGAAGATCGTTCAGGCTATCCCTCTCGGCGTCCGTCTCGGTATAGGTCCCGCTATCGGTCTTATGCTCATGAATATCGGATTCGGCTCCAACGCAGGTGTATTCGTATTCAACGATGACGGTTCTTCAAATCAGTTCTTCGCAATGCGCGACTTCTTCGGTTCTCTTACTGCATCCTCCGCTAAGGATACAATGGGAACAGGCTACGGCATGATGGTACTTACCGTAGTTACAATGTTCGTAGGTCTCTTTACTATCGTTGCTCTCAACCACAGAAAGGTTAAGGGTTCCGTTCTTTACGGTATGCTCGTTGCTTCCATCGTCTACTGGGCAGGCGAAGCGATCTTCTTTGCAACTAATCCTTTCGAAAGCCTTAAGACGGCATCTTTCGTACCTCCCTTCGCAGACCTCGGAAAGACAACACTCTTTAAGCTCGACTTTGCAGGATTTGCAAATATCGGATGGTTCACGATCATCACTCTCGTTATCACATTCTGCATCATCGATATGTTCGATACTATCGGTACTCTCGTAGGTACTGCTTCCAGAGCTAACATGCTCGACAAGGACGGCTCAATGCCCAAGATGAAGGAAGCTCTTATCTCCGATGCTGTAGGTACGGTAACCGGATCTCTTACAGGTACATCTACCGTTACTACATTCGTAGAGTCCGCTTCGGGTGTTGAGGCAGGCGGAAGAACAGGTCTTACTGCACTCGTTGCAGCAGTCCTTTTCCTTCTTTGCACATTCATCGCTCCGCTTGCAGCTATCATCCCTGCAGCAGCTACATCTTCTGCACTTATCTATGTAGGTATCCTGATGCTCGGTAACCTTAAGGAGATCGACTTCTCTGATATCTCTCAGGTCCTTCCCGTAAGCATCATGCTCCTCGCAATGCCTATCTCGGGTTCCATCGGACACGGTATCGGACTTGCACTTATAAGCTTTACTTTCGTAAAGGTATTAACAGGCAAGGCAAAGGAAGTATCACCTCTGACATATGTCCTCTCGGCGATATTCCTTATCAAGTTCTTCCTGGCACTCTGATAGTTAATTAATCGAATAATACAGGGGCGTAGCTCTGGGTGTTAACATCCACTACGCCCTTTGTTATTATGCGAAGTTTCGGTATAACGGGCAGCGCAGTGAAAGCAAGAGTCATGAAAGGATCAATACCTTCTGCTACTCCGAGCTCACGTGCCTGCTTCTTCATCTCGTCAAGAATGCCCTCGACATAAGCGGCATCTTTCTCGCACATGAGACCTCCGAGAGGAAGAGCGAGCGTAGACATGACCTTGCCGTCACAGACTACTGCCAGGCCGCCTTCGTTATCGCGTACCGCATTAGCCGCCAGCGCCATATCTTCATCATTTGTTCCGACTACGATAAGGTTATGCGAATCATGTGCGACGCTCGATGCTATCGCACCTTTTTGAAGTCCGTATCCCGTTATGAATCCGAGTCCGATATGACCCGTGTCGTGATGTCTTTCTATGACTGCGATCTTGCAGATATCCTTATCAGGTTCAGCTTCGGGAGACGACGAATCAACTATTACTTCGTCGGTCAATATCTCACCGGGGACAACCTTTATGAGGCGCTTCTTAGTGCCTGTCTCTTTGATGACAAGATCCTCGGGAGTTACTTCCTTGAGGTTAAAGCTGTGGAACACGCGGTCATATCTTGCCTTATCGATATCAGCATCCTTTATCTCCGCTCGAAGCTCTCCGTCTTCTGCTGTGAGAACACCTGACTTAAATACTTTCTCGACCTTGAGGTCCTTAAGATCCGATACGACTATCAGGTCAGCCCTGTATCCCGGCGCAACCGCACCGCGATCCTTAAGTCCGAAATAGGTTGCAGCATTAAAGCTAGCCATCTTTATCGCATTAAGAGGGTCCTTCCCTGCCTTTATCGCTTCTCTTACTATGTGGTCGATATGGCCCTGAGATATGAGCTCTCCCGGGTGCTTATCGTCTGTTACGAGCAGACATCTGTCGCAATACTTATCTTCAAAGAGCGGAAGCAGCGCATTGAGGTTCCTCGCTGCCGTTCCCTGACGGATCATGATCCACTGACCGCGCTTTAATTTCTCTATGGCTTCTTCTGCAGTAGAACACTCATGGTCGGACTTTACGCCTGCCGCTACATAAGCATTGAGCTTATTACCGAGAAGGAACGGAGCATGACCGTCTATCGTCTTGCCGTTATCCATCGCGCCGCGGATCTTGGCGATGATATCATCATCACCGTTAACAGTTCCGAAAGAGTTCATGAGCTCTGCAAGACCCAGTACTCTTTCCTCTTTGTAGAAAGGCGCCAGTGCATCCGCATTGAGGATCGCACCAGATTCATCGAGCGGAGTCGCAGGAACGCATGACGGGAGCATAAAGAATATATCTACGGGCAGGTCACGGCTGCTGTCGATCATAAAGGATATGCCGTCCGTACCTGCAACATTGGCTATCTCGTGAGGATCGGTGATCACCGCAGTCGTACCGTGGGGAACGACCGCTTTCGCGAACTCTACGGGGGATATCATGGAGCTCTCGATATGGATATGTCCGTCGATAAATCCGGGGCATACTATCTTTCCCTGAAGGTCGATCTCCTTATCGCCCTGATATTGTCCTATTCCGGCGATATAGCCGTCACTTATCGCGACATCGCCTTCTTCGATCTCTTTGGTAAAGACATTGACTACACGTGCATTCTTGAGCACAAGATCAGCCCTGATATCACCACGTGCAGCAGCTATGAGTTTCTTAAGATCCTTATCCACGGAAAGACCCTCCGTTCACATTCGATATAAGGATATGATATCACTTTATCTGCGAACAGATCAGGTCCTCCGTATCAGCCATAGTGATAACTCGTGCGCACCGTGATCCTGCCACCGCCGATAACACATCCGTCATCATCATAAAAAACTGCGGACTGGCCTGGGGATGCTGCACGAACCGGTCGGTCGAACTCGATCTCGATCGTGCCGTTTTCTGATCTGCTTATGACCGCAGGAGCCGCCTTGTGAGCATATCTGATCTTGACCGAACATCTTATCTTCTCACCGATTTTCAATTCAGGGATGCTCATGAGGTTTATGTCACCGCAGGAGACGGTCGTACTCATGAGATCAGCCTCGTCACCCAGGATAACTTCATTGGTCTTTTCGTTTAACATTGTTACAAACTTCGGTGTACCAAGGGCTATGCCTAATCTCTTTCGCTGGCCGATCGTATAGTGGTGGATCCCCTTATGGGTGCCGAGCCTGTTCCCTTCAAGGTCCGTAAAGGCTCCCTCACCGGGGATATCAGGCAATCCCATGGAATCGATATAGTCTGCGTGGCTACCCTCTGTCACGAAGCAGAGTTCCTGTGAATCGTGTTTAGCCGCAACGGTCAGACCGATATCATCAGCGATCTTCCTGACCTGCTCCTTGCTGTATCCGCCAAGCGGCATAAGAGTTCTCGACAGCTGATCCTGCGTGAGCTTATAGAGCATATAGGTCTGATCCTTGCTGATATGATCGGCTGTCCTTAACGTATATCTTCCGTTGCTCTTTCGTACTATATGAGCATAATGTCCCGTAGCAATATAGTCTGCCTCAAAGACATCCGCGATATAGAGCATCTTCCCCCACTTAACGTAGCGGTTACATTCTATACAGGGATTAGGAGTCAGACCGTGGATATAATCCTGTGCGAAAGGCTCTATCACCTTTTCCTTAAAGAGCCCGAGGCAGTTATAGGGATAATACCTGATCCCGAGCTCCCATGCGGTACGTCTGGCGTCATCTATCTCGCAGCATCTGCTCTCCTCGCCGTCTTCGCCGACCCAGGTTCTTAACGTGACACCTATGACATCGTATCCTTTTTCCTTTAAAAGAAATGCCGCGACGGCGCTGTCAACGCCGCCCGACATTCCGACTATTACTCTTTTCATCAGAAGATCTCTGCCTTCGTAAGTTTCTGATATATCGCCTCCGCGAACATCGCGTGCCCTGCTTCATCCAGATGTTCATCGTCTGTCGAGCTTGCCGTTACGATGTCCGACGCCGCCAGGAAATGCGTTCCTCTTTTGGCGGCTATCTTCTGATATACATCTTTAAGTCCTCTGCTGACTTCCACCGACCTTGTATCGAATTCGGGATCCTTATCCTGATGCCAAACGTCTTCACCTAAGTGTATCGGAGATACAAGAAGTATCTTTGAAGGATCTACGAACTTAACTATCTCGTCCAGGCAGAGCTCTATGCCCTTGCCTATGGTGTGTGCCGAAGCTCCGTAAAGCGACTTACAGTCATTGGTACCGAGCATCAGCACTACTCCGTCGAGCGGCGAATGGCTTTCGAGGATACCGGGAAGAGAGGCTACTCCACGCCTTCCCGGTCTTAATGCATCCTCAAAGACCGTCGTCCTTCCGCAAAGACCTTCTTCGATGATGCGAACTTCATCGGTCATGCTCTGAAGGATACCTGTCCAACGGCTCTCCCATGGAAATCTCTTGAGAGGAGATGTTCCGGGGATCAGCCCCCAGGTATTTGAATCACCGAACGTAAGCAGAGTTCTCATGGTTTACCTTACTTGATGTTCTGTCTCCATGTAGCAGGCTTGAACTCATCAATAATGGGGAGCAAGCGCTTGTCTACATCGATCCGGAATACTGAGTTAAAGTTATTTGTTGCGATCATCTGACCTGCAAAGCCTACGATCACTACGAGCTCCTGATCGTTGAAGAACTTCTTAAGGTCTGCGAAGAGCTCATCTGATACGGATGTGGGATCCTTTACGATGGACTCGCCGAGCTTTGCAAGAAGTGTCTCCTTCTCATCGTACTGAAGGTTAGCCGGATCAAGTCCCAAACCCTTAACGTCACTTATGAAGAAGAGCGAGCAGAGCTTGCAGGAATTAGTTGTTGAGATAGCGTGTGCATAAAGGACTGCGTCCTTCTCACCGATAACCTCTACGAGTCTGTTCCATGATGTGTACCATGCCATGTATGCATCGTATGTAGCAGCATCGTTAAGAAGACCCTTCTTCATGTTCGTTACTGCGTTTCTGCCTGCGAGTTCGTCGTATCTTACCTTCTCCTCGCCTGTTGCCTCATTCTGTTCTACTAACTTGATCCTAGCCATTTTTGTGTTCTCCTTTCAAATCTTTAAAGTGCTATTTTCAAAATCTCTACTATGTCATCTGAGCCGAGCGGTAC
Protein-coding regions in this window:
- a CDS encoding ABC-type glycerol-3-phosphate transport system, substrate-binding protein, producing the protein MRNSQKMVACFVAFTVTASSIAVSGCGKKPKGTNEVISADSIWYNMEKHEFALDYDVTEYQYISDSALGKVGDNYAIETSGDLIYPDDADWDNLNYSDYYVNFIDIFDEQGNLVNSIDLVDAVRDSGVIEDFKAYRQEDDEDEQEPEDQEEAGEESSDEDVETSSETDTTDEDPDFTFGMAKIAGDNIAVDVSFFDISGYRTVNYTVTVDPITGASSFEMVENDYDDGYSEGTYNVGGYQVEPIWISDAMSSYYLIKVSDDNGLVNSINLSEKIPYEAINYIDNIFSLDEDTILVMYNSFGTLGHDKYLTVNVNTGEVTLDEAGEYTWINNCHPYNCEYFDGIGNVILNDEGIQILDFDNKTLSEVFSFDYCNVNRYDISNMQLVDYTEDKITFIGTLYRGANLSLTELSVPQLIVLTKADSNPNAGKTVLAAASLSEIDYATSEAVCIFNENSTDYFIRFVDEYKTDKFVKAVDFNDPEASQTAYDEAAAELSDQLTIDLMAGDGPDIIFGASSLSQLNNENYLLDLSDMTNTDGLFTNVIESAKTGDKLYQLPLTFGVTGLAVLNDNLEAGQTGFTFDQYGDFVSGPCNGRDPLAMDKTEFFILCMEAMSEQFFTEDGKVSYDNEAFRSLAEYTSENVIPPVDTGVEDYYGFSDTSSEMAEVGATRFELSYFDAFVQLLGKYANESTIVGLPSVDGRGPMLSVSNSVAISSQSAEADACRSFIETLLSSQIQEYYGINGDVCPISKAAFETSAHNTVDCYNDMIRLQARFMSEASLAMMGIDTTEIDYSVIDSYEAMIDSCSSVSATDPAVTAIIREEMPAYFSGQKTLDEVIPIMEERVQTFLDERG
- a CDS encoding putative MFS transporter, AGZA family, xanthine/uracil permease, whose amino-acid sequence is MEKLFQLKQNGTTVRTEVLAGLTTFMTMAYIIALNPNLLTNFGAEGQDLWNGVFLATCIASAIGSLCMAFLANKPFVMAPGMGLNSFFALVTANIAMMTGMSYLDSFRSALVIIFIEGIVFILLSIFNVREKIVQAIPLGVRLGIGPAIGLMLMNIGFGSNAGVFVFNDDGSSNQFFAMRDFFGSLTASSAKDTMGTGYGMMVLTVVTMFVGLFTIVALNHRKVKGSVLYGMLVASIVYWAGEAIFFATNPFESLKTASFVPPFADLGKTTLFKLDFAGFANIGWFTIITLVITFCIIDMFDTIGTLVGTASRANMLDKDGSMPKMKEALISDAVGTVTGSLTGTSTVTTFVESASGVEAGGRTGLTALVAAVLFLLCTFIAPLAAIIPAAATSSALIYVGILMLGNLKEIDFSDISQVLPVSIMLLAMPISGSIGHGIGLALISFTFVKVLTGKAKEVSPLTYVLSAIFLIKFFLAL
- a CDS encoding Adenine deaminase — translated: MDKDLKKLIAAARGDIRADLVLKNARVVNVFTKEIEEGDVAISDGYIAGIGQYQGDKEIDLQGKIVCPGFIDGHIHIESSMISPVEFAKAVVPHGTTAVITDPHEIANVAGTDGISFMIDSSRDLPVDIFFMLPSCVPATPLDESGAILNADALAPFYKEERVLGLAELMNSFGTVNGDDDIIAKIRGAMDNGKTIDGHAPFLLGNKLNAYVAAGVKSDHECSTAEEAIEKLKRGQWIMIRQGTAARNLNALLPLFEDKYCDRCLLVTDDKHPGELISQGHIDHIVREAIKAGKDPLNAIKMASFNAATYFGLKDRGAVAPGYRADLIVVSDLKDLKVEKVFKSGVLTAEDGELRAEIKDADIDKARYDRVFHSFNLKEVTPEDLVIKETGTKKRLIKVVPGEILTDEVIVDSSSPEAEPDKDICKIAVIERHHDTGHIGLGFITGYGLQKGAIASSVAHDSHNLIVVGTNDEDMALAANAVRDNEGGLAVVCDGKVMSTLALPLGGLMCEKDAAYVEGILDEMKKQARELGVAEGIDPFMTLAFTALPVIPKLRIITKGVVDVNTQSYAPVLFD
- a CDS encoding tRNA-specific 2-thiouridylase; its protein translation is MKRVIVGMSGGVDSAVAAFLLKEKGYDVIGVTLRTWVGEDGEESRCCEIDDARRTAWELGIRYYPYNCLGLFKEKVIEPFAQDYIHGLTPNPCIECNRYVKWGKMLYIADVFEADYIATGHYAHIVRKSNGRYTLRTADHISKDQTYMLYKLTQDQLSRTLMPLGGYSKEQVRKIADDIGLTVAAKHDSQELCFVTEGSHADYIDSMGLPDIPGEGAFTDLEGNRLGTHKGIHHYTIGQRKRLGIALGTPKFVTMLNEKTNEVILGDEADLMSTTVSCGDINLMSIPELKIGEKIRCSVKIRYAHKAAPAVISRSENGTIEIEFDRPVRAASPGQSAVFYDDDGCVIGGGRITVRTSYHYG
- a CDS encoding Lysophospholipase L1, which produces MRTLLTFGDSNTWGLIPGTSPLKRFPWESRWTGILQSMTDEVRIIEEGLCGRTTVFEDALRPGRRGVASLPGILESHSPLDGVVLMLGTNDCKSLYGASAHTIGKGIELCLDEIVKFVDPSKILLVSPIHLGEDVWHQDKDPEFDTRSVEVSRGLKDVYQKIAAKRGTHFLAASDIVTASSTDDEHLDEAGHAMFAEAIYQKLTKAEIF
- a CDS encoding Alkylhydroperoxidase family enzyme, contains CxxC motif, with the translated sequence MARIKLVEQNEATGEEKVRYDELAGRNAVTNMKKGLLNDAATYDAYMAWYTSWNRLVEVIGEKDAVLYAHAISTTNSCKLCSLFFISDVKGLGLDPANLQYDEKETLLAKLGESIVKDPTSVSDELFADLKKFFNDQELVVIVGFAGQMIATNNFNSVFRIDVDKRLLPIIDEFKPATWRQNIK